One stretch of Anguilla anguilla isolate fAngAng1 chromosome 5, fAngAng1.pri, whole genome shotgun sequence DNA includes these proteins:
- the slc30a4 gene encoding zinc transporter 4, translating into MAGTNILKTVKSLFKKEPDDWDLSDTAAFDFSGELAEDDVPKFNHLKVVVSGEMEDYSAGAQANGAPANAIVDDDDSLLGSPSSLGSTGVNMDSCERCKKKKEHTKRRKVMKKLGYAAVLYFLFMIGELVGGYVANSLAIMTDALHMLTDLIGIVVSLLALWLSSKPPTKRFTFGLHRLEVVSAAISVLLIYILTGVLLNEAVQRTVHLDFDINGDAMLITAAVGVAVNLIMGFLLNQSGHLHSHSHSHSHSQSHSHSHSHSHSHSHSHSNSHSHSHGSPQEDQNHHKAQGSLAVRAAFIHALGDLVQSIGVLVAAYIVRFKPEYKIADPICTYIFSILVLFTTVRIVRDTGIIVLEGVPRHLDMTRIKEDLLKLEDVHSVEDLNVWALTTDKTAALVHLQLEPSSGTRWEEVQAKARHLLQTTHGIYKCTVQVQCYRQSSPNICRNCTLSST; encoded by the exons ATGGCGGGCACAAACATTCTGAAGACTGTGAAGTCTCTCTTCAAGAAGGAACCGGACGACTGGGATCTGAGTGATACGGCAGCATTTGATTTCTCTGGAGAACTGGCGGAGGATGATGTCCCCAAATTTAATCATCTGAAAGTTGTGGTGTCTGGAGAAATGGAGGATTATTCGGCAGGTGCTCAAGCAAATGGGGCACCTGCGAATGCAATTGTAGATGACGATGACTCGCTGTTGGGCTCCCCTTCTAGTCTCGGTAGCACGGGGGTAAATATGGACAGCTGTGAGAGatgcaagaagaaaaaagaacacacaaaacGAAGAAAAGTGATGAAAAAGCTCGGCTATGctgctgttttgtattttctttttatgatAGGCGAACTTGTTG GTGGTTATGTCGCTAATAGCCTAGCGATTATGACTGATGCGCTTCACATGCTAACGGATCTCATCGGTATTGTTGTGTCCTTGCTTGCGCTGTGGCTGTCTTCAAAACCTCCCACAAAAAGATTCACCTTTGGATTGCATCGTCTCG AGGTGGTTTCAGCTGCCATCAGTGTCCTTCTGATTTACATACTGACTGGAGTGCTCTTGAATGAGGCTGTTCAGAGAACTGTCCACCTGGACTTTGACATTAATGGCGATGCCATGCTTATAACTGCTGCAGTTGGTGTTGCAGTAAACCTAAT aATGGGCTTCCTTCTGAACCAATCAGGACACCTGCACTCCCACTCCCattcccactcccactcccagtcccactcccactcacattcccactcccactcccactcgcATTCCCACTCCAACtcgcactctcactcacacggctctcctcaggaagatcagaaCCACCATAAGGCACAGGGAAGCTTGGCGGTCAGGGCCGCGTTCATCCACGCCCTGGGAGACCTTGTACAGAGCATTGGGGTGCTCGTAGCCGCGTACATCGTCCGCTTTAAG CCTGAATACAAGATCGCTGACCctatatgcacatatattttCTCCATCCTGGTGCTTTTCACAACCGTGAGAATCGTAAGGGACACAGGAATCATTGTCCTTGAAG GGGTTCCGAGGCACTTGGATATGACGAGAATCAAAGAAGACCTGTTGAAACTGGAAGATGTGCATTCTGTGGAGGATCTGAATGTGTGGGCTTTGACAACAGACAAGACTGCTGCTCTGGTGCATTTACAGCTTG aacCATCCAGTGGCACTCGATGGGAGGAAGTCCAAGCAAAGGCTCGGCACCTGCTGCAGACTACACATGGGATATACAAGTGCACTGTCCA